The following proteins come from a genomic window of Schistocerca gregaria isolate iqSchGreg1 chromosome X, iqSchGreg1.2, whole genome shotgun sequence:
- the LOC126299162 gene encoding COMM domain-containing protein 3-like: protein MELSKEVVEYLKIAGDSSKISEECCHHILSTAVASILGKSVTSPVLDELLNTQSSIKGAYGALLVLLVEASRLNLTPDSLGTALQQEYSFNAKRCSSVMQCYINNKNKIRAALSHIGQHPPHVTDVRWEMDYCVKVSSLDLVREATYNIQLEVERCQGKTHTEENTITFSCSVGELQNLVWKLKEAVKHLERISLK, encoded by the exons ATGGAGCTGTCAAAAGAAGTAGTGGAGTATTTGAAAATAGCGGGTGACAGTAGTAAAATATCGGAAGAATGTTGTCATCATATACTATCTACAGCTGTTGCTAGTATATTAGGGAAGTCAGTTACCTCTC CTGTGTTGGATGAGCTGTTGAACACTCAATCTTCTATAAAGGGTGCTTATGGTGCTCTTTTAGTTTTGCTTGTGGAAGCTTCAAGGTTAAATTTAACACCAGATTCACTTGGAACTGCACTGCAGCAAGAGTACAGCTTTAATGCTAAGCGATGTAGTAGTGTAATGCAATGCTAcattaacaataaaaacaaaataagggCTGCACTTAGTCACATTGGACAGCATCCTCCACATGTTACTGATGTCAGATGGGAAATGGATTACTGTGTTAAG GTGAGCAGTCTGGATCTTGTCCGTGAAGCCACTTATAACATACAACTTGAAGTTGAAAGATGTCAGGGCAAAACACACACAGAGGAAAATACAATAACTTTCTCCTGTTCTGTGGGTGAGCTACAGAACTTGGTGTGGAAACTAAAAGAAGCAGTCAAACACTTGGAAAGAATCTCTCTTAAATAA